The Niastella koreensis GR20-10 genome includes a window with the following:
- the ureC gene encoding urease subunit alpha, giving the protein MSLHINRIKYANMYGPTTGDKVRLGDTELFIEIEKDFTVYGDEAKFGGGKTIRDGMAQSARATRDEGVPDLVITNVMIIDHWGIVKADIGIKDGRIVGIGKAGNPDTMDGVDPNLIIGASTEVHGGAGLIATAGGIDTHIHFICPQQIDHALYSGITTMIGGGTGPADGTNATTVTPGAWNIQKMLEAADAFPMNLGFLGKGNCATLPPLEEQVAAGALGLKIHEDWGSTPAVIDASLRIADQFDIQVAIHTDTLNEAGFLEDTINAINGRVIHTYHTEGAGGGHAPDIIKAAMYPYVLPSSTNPTRPFTVNTIDEHLDMLMVCHHLDKSVPEDISFADSRIRPETIAAEDILHDLGVFSMMSSDSQAMGRVSEVIIRTWQTAHKMKIQRGALPEDAATGNDNFRVKRYISKYTINPAITHGISSYVGSLEPGKLADLVLWKPALFAAKPEMIIKGGMIIASRMGDPNASIPTPQPVIYRHMFGAYGKAVHATCATFVSKLSVERNIVQQYGLQKLILPIMNCRTISKKDMVHNNATPTIEVNPETYEVKVDGQAVTCEPIAVAPLAQRYFLF; this is encoded by the coding sequence ATGAGCCTGCACATCAACCGCATCAAGTATGCCAATATGTATGGTCCTACCACCGGCGATAAAGTGCGGTTAGGCGATACTGAATTATTTATTGAAATAGAGAAAGACTTCACTGTTTATGGCGACGAAGCAAAATTTGGCGGCGGCAAAACCATCCGTGACGGCATGGCGCAATCGGCCCGGGCAACCCGTGATGAAGGGGTACCAGACCTCGTAATCACCAACGTTATGATCATCGATCACTGGGGGATTGTAAAAGCAGATATCGGCATTAAAGACGGCCGGATCGTTGGAATAGGTAAAGCCGGCAACCCTGATACGATGGATGGCGTGGACCCTAATCTGATCATTGGGGCATCCACAGAAGTACACGGCGGCGCCGGCTTAATTGCTACCGCCGGCGGCATCGACACCCATATCCATTTCATTTGTCCGCAACAGATAGATCATGCTCTGTACAGTGGTATCACCACTATGATAGGTGGCGGTACCGGCCCGGCCGATGGCACCAACGCCACTACGGTAACCCCCGGCGCCTGGAACATACAAAAGATGCTGGAAGCAGCAGACGCTTTCCCCATGAACCTGGGATTTTTAGGTAAGGGTAATTGCGCCACCCTGCCACCTCTTGAAGAACAGGTTGCCGCCGGTGCGTTAGGATTAAAGATCCATGAAGACTGGGGCAGTACCCCGGCGGTTATAGATGCCTCCCTTCGCATAGCCGATCAGTTCGACATCCAGGTGGCCATCCACACCGATACCCTGAATGAAGCCGGATTTCTGGAAGATACTATTAATGCCATCAATGGCCGGGTAATACATACCTACCACACCGAGGGAGCCGGGGGCGGCCATGCTCCCGATATTATCAAAGCGGCCATGTATCCATATGTGTTACCCTCATCAACCAATCCCACTCGTCCTTTTACGGTGAATACCATTGATGAGCACCTGGATATGCTGATGGTTTGTCATCACCTTGACAAATCTGTGCCGGAAGACATTTCCTTTGCCGATTCCCGCATCAGACCTGAAACAATTGCCGCGGAAGATATTTTACACGACCTGGGTGTATTCAGCATGATGAGTTCCGATTCCCAGGCCATGGGACGTGTGAGCGAGGTGATCATCCGTACGTGGCAAACAGCTCATAAAATGAAGATCCAGCGGGGCGCTTTACCGGAAGATGCTGCTACCGGGAATGATAACTTCCGGGTAAAGCGATACATCAGCAAATACACCATCAATCCGGCTATCACCCATGGCATTTCGTCTTATGTAGGTTCATTGGAACCCGGTAAACTGGCCGACCTGGTATTATGGAAACCTGCCTTATTTGCCGCCAAACCGGAAATGATCATCAAAGGCGGAATGATCATCGCCAGCAGGATGGGCGATCCCAATGCCTCCATTCCTACCCCGCAACCCGTTATATACAGGCATATGTTCGGCGCCTATGGTAAAGCGGTGCATGCCACCTGCGCCACGTTTGTATCAAAACTCTCAGTAGAGAGAAATATAGTACAGCAATACGGTTTACAAAAACTGATCTTGCCCATAATGAATTGCCGCACCATTTCTAAAAAAGATATGGTGCACAACAATGCCACACCAACCATAGAAGTAAACCCTGAAACCTATGAAGTAAAAGTAGACGGACAGGCTGTAACCTGCGAACCTATTGCGGTGGCGCCATTGGCACAACGGTATTTTTTATTTTAA
- a CDS encoding XdhC family protein: MKKQINIWQLINKSLQQQVPVMLLYVLQSEGSSPGRPGFFMAVNAAGETEGSIGGGIMEHKFIELAKDKLNTAQETLPDLKKQIHNKSAPANQSGMICSGEQTIWVYRVPASATTAIQQIIASLEQNKNGTLQLSPAGLQFTPNIPESDFYFSMTSETDWLYQEKTGYKNHLHIIGAGHCALALCRLMQSMEFYIHLYDDRSSLKTFTGNEYAHEKKIVSDYTELDELIAGGNHQYLVVMTVGYRTDDIVIRTLWEKQFRYVGMLGSKSKIEKMFTDYRAEGVPASLLQPIHAPIGIPIHSQTPEEIAISIAAEIIQVKNR; the protein is encoded by the coding sequence ATGAAGAAACAAATAAACATCTGGCAGTTGATAAATAAAAGCCTGCAACAACAGGTACCGGTGATGTTGTTGTATGTGCTGCAAAGCGAAGGAAGCAGTCCGGGCCGCCCGGGTTTCTTTATGGCGGTAAATGCAGCCGGCGAAACGGAAGGTTCCATTGGCGGTGGCATTATGGAACATAAGTTTATAGAACTGGCAAAGGATAAGTTAAATACTGCACAGGAAACACTTCCCGATCTCAAAAAACAGATCCATAACAAATCCGCTCCGGCCAATCAAAGCGGGATGATCTGCTCGGGTGAACAAACCATTTGGGTATACCGGGTACCGGCTTCAGCTACAACTGCTATTCAGCAGATTATTGCCAGCCTGGAACAAAACAAAAACGGCACTTTACAATTATCCCCGGCCGGTTTGCAATTCACGCCCAACATCCCCGAGAGTGATTTTTATTTTTCCATGACCTCCGAAACAGATTGGTTATACCAGGAAAAGACGGGTTATAAAAACCATTTGCATATAATCGGCGCCGGACATTGTGCACTGGCGCTTTGCCGCCTCATGCAGAGCATGGAATTTTACATTCATCTGTATGATGACCGTTCCAGCTTAAAAACGTTCACCGGGAATGAGTATGCCCATGAGAAAAAGATAGTTTCAGATTATACCGAACTGGATGAATTGATTGCCGGAGGGAACCATCAATATTTGGTGGTGATGACGGTTGGTTATCGCACAGATGACATTGTGATCAGAACGTTGTGGGAAAAGCAGTTCAGGTATGTAGGCATGCTGGGCAGTAAAAGCAAGATTGAAAAGATGTTTACCGATTACCGGGCGGAAGGCGTGCCCGCTTCTTTACTGCAGCCTATTCATGCGCCCATAGGAATTCCTATTCATAGTCAAACCCCGGAAGAGATTGCTATCAGTATTGCGGCGGAAATTATTCAGGTGAAAAATAGATAG
- the ureB gene encoding urease subunit beta produces the protein MIPGEYILQPGDIIANAGRTTTSLVVVNTGDRPVQIGSHFHFFEVNRQLQFNRESAYGMRLNIPSGTAVRFEPGEEKEVQLVAFGGTRQVFGFNNLVNGGVTEANKEQALQNALTGQFKNQST, from the coding sequence ATGATCCCCGGAGAATACATTTTACAACCTGGTGATATTATTGCCAATGCAGGCCGTACCACCACCTCCCTGGTGGTAGTGAACACCGGCGATCGCCCGGTACAGATCGGCTCGCATTTTCATTTTTTTGAAGTGAACCGGCAATTGCAGTTTAACAGGGAATCAGCATATGGAATGCGTTTGAACATCCCGTCGGGCACTGCCGTTCGTTTTGAACCCGGTGAAGAAAAAGAAGTGCAGCTGGTTGCTTTCGGCGGAACGCGGCAGGTGTTCGGGTTCAATAACCTGGTGAATGGCGGGGTAACCGAAGCTAATAAAGAACAGGCTTTGCAAAATGCCCTGACCGGTCAATTCAAAAACCAATCCACATGA
- the ureE gene encoding urease accessory protein UreE, producing the protein MLIQQKTGNLNTRPINNRKIDWLPLEWHETSKRILRKQTLAGNHLALKFLDKDPMLTQGDILYDDDTTIIAVDILPCEVLVIRPASLFEMASVCYEIGNKHLPLFFEKDEVLAPFDMPLFRLLSSQGYAIKHDKRKLLYPLKTTVAPHAHSNSSLFSKIMQMTNTGL; encoded by the coding sequence ATGCTGATACAACAAAAAACAGGAAATCTTAACACACGTCCTATTAACAACCGGAAGATCGACTGGCTGCCGCTGGAATGGCATGAAACAAGTAAGCGTATTCTACGGAAACAAACCCTGGCTGGTAATCACCTGGCATTAAAGTTTCTCGACAAAGACCCGATGCTTACCCAGGGGGATATTTTATATGATGATGACACTACCATTATTGCAGTAGACATTCTTCCCTGTGAAGTTTTAGTTATACGGCCGGCCAGCCTGTTTGAAATGGCATCGGTTTGTTATGAGATAGGTAATAAACACCTGCCCCTGTTTTTTGAGAAAGACGAAGTGCTGGCGCCTTTTGACATGCCATTGTTCAGGTTATTGTCATCACAGGGTTATGCCATAAAACACGATAAAAGAAAACTGCTGTATCCGTTGAAAACAACGGTAGCGCCACACGCACACAGCAACAGCAGTTTATTCTCAAAGATCATGCAAATGACAAACACAGGTTTATGA
- the ureA gene encoding urease subunit gamma, whose translation MHLTPRESEKLLLFLAGELAEKRRLRGLKLNYPEAIALISSQLQEAARDGKSVAELMHYGATILTRDDVMEGVPEMIPEIQIEATFPDGTKLVTVHDPIR comes from the coding sequence ATGCATCTTACACCCAGAGAGTCGGAAAAACTATTATTGTTTTTAGCCGGGGAACTGGCAGAGAAGCGAAGGTTGCGTGGATTGAAGCTAAATTATCCCGAAGCAATAGCCCTCATCAGCAGCCAGCTGCAGGAAGCAGCCCGCGACGGCAAGTCGGTCGCCGAGTTGATGCACTACGGCGCCACCATCCTGACCCGTGACGACGTAATGGAAGGCGTACCCGAAATGATCCCCGAAATACAGATAGAAGCAACGTTTCCCGATGGCACCAAACTGGTTACTGTACACGATCCTATCAGATAA